One window from the genome of Ovis canadensis isolate MfBH-ARS-UI-01 breed Bighorn chromosome 21, ARS-UI_OviCan_v2, whole genome shotgun sequence encodes:
- the CD151 gene encoding CD151 antigen gives MGEFGEKSAACGTVCLKYLLFTFNCCFWLAGLAVMAVGIWTLALKSDYISLLASGTYLATAYILVVAGVVVMVTGALGCCATFKERRNLLRLYFGLLLIIFLLEIIAGVLAYVYYQQLNAELKENLKDTMTRRYHQPGHEGVTSAVDKLQQEFHCCGSNSSRDWQDSEWIRSGEADGRVVPDSCCKTVVPGCGRRDHASNIYKVEGGCITKLETFIQEHLRVIGAVGLGIACVQVFGMLFTCCLYKSLKLEHY, from the exons ATGGGTGAGTTTGGGGAGAAGTCGGCAGCATGTGGCACCGTCTGCCTCAAGTACCTGCTCTTCACCTTCAactgctgcttctgg CTGGCTGGCCTGGCCGTCATGGCCGTGGGCATCTGGACGCTGGCCCTCAAGAGCGACTACATCAGCCTGCTGGCCTCGGGCACCTACCTGGCCACAGCCTACATCCTGGTGGTGGCGGGCGTTGTCGTCATGGTGACCGGGGCGCTGGGCTGCTGTGCCACCTTCAAGGAGCGGAGGAACCTGCTGCGTCTG TACTTCGGCCTGCTCCTTATCATCTTTCTGCTGGAGATCATTGCGGGGGTCCTGGCCTACGTCTACTACCAGCAG CTGAACGCAGAGCTCAAGGAGAACCTCAAGGACACCATGACCAGGCGGTACCACCAGCCGGGCCATGAGGGCGTGACCAGCGCCGTGGACAAGCTGCAGCAAGAG TTCCACTGCTGCGGCAGCAACAGCTCGCGGGACTGGCAGGACAGTGAGTGGATCCGCTCGGGCGAGGCGGACGGACGGGTGGTCCCCGACAGCTGCTGCAAGACCGTGGTGCCTGGCTGTGGGCGGCGGGACCACGCCTCCAACATCTACAAAGTGGAG GGCGGCTGCATTACCAAGCTGGAGACGTTCATCCAGGAGCACCTGAGGGTCATTGGGGCCGTGGGCCTGGGCATCGCCTGTGTGCAG GTCTTCGGGATGCTCTTCACCTGCTGCCTGTACAAGAGCCTGAAGCTGGAGCACTACTGA
- the POLR2L gene encoding DNA-directed RNA polymerases I, II, and III subunit RPABC5 gives MIIPVRCFTCGKIVGNKWEAYLGLLQAEYTEGDALDALGLKRYCCRRMLLAHVDLIEKLLNYAPLEK, from the exons ATGATCATCCCCGTTCGCTGCTTCACGTGTGGCAAGATCGTCGGCAACAAGTGGGAGGCCTACCTGGGCCTGCTGCAGGCCGAGTACACCGAGGG GGACGCCCTGGACGCGCTGGGCCTGAAGCGCTACTGCTGCCGCCGCATGCTGCTTGCCCACGTGGACCTGATCGAGAAGCTGCTCAACTAcgctcccctggagaagtga